The following nucleotide sequence is from Malania oleifera isolate guangnan ecotype guangnan chromosome 4, ASM2987363v1, whole genome shotgun sequence.
GTCTcccgtcatgtgccttgaacacccactgtcaaGGATCCACTTGTTTTTTGTCGAAGAGGTCTTCAAGCAAACCTGCATATAGGAttaggtgatttgttttggtacccaattTTCCTTGGGTCCTATGGGATTAGTGTTCTTGATCACCTATTCGTACTTCTTTCCTTTTCCTCTGTTTCCTCTAAAAGGACAAGTGAAGCGtacatgaccctttctttcacagtATAGACAAGTTTTATTAACATGCAAAGGATTTGGTTTGGGTGCTAGATTTTTGTTTAGAAGTGAGTTCCTTTTGACACATAGATTAGTAACTCCAATCGATTTGGATGATGAAAAACCATAAAATAAGCcttctttgaaaatcccaaatctttgagccccaagtaatttCTCTAAATTCTCCTTTCCATTTGTAAACTTGTAAATAGTCATGTTTTGGTCCTTAATTTTCCTTTTCAAAGACAAGTTTTCCTCAatactttcttatttttatttttcaagttttcaattttcttttggaaaaactCGTGATCTAATTGAGAACTTTTATTaagttcttcaatttttgtattcaaaggTGCATTTTCTTCCTTTAAAGTAGAACAAAGACATACCTATTTTCTTTTGCATTTTTAATGAGTTTCTTCAAGATGTTTATTTCTCCTTTTGGTTGCAATTAATTCATTATAGAGTTTTCTACAAGTATCTTCTAACTAATCATATGAAGGAGTGTATTTGTCATCGAAATTTACCTTATCTTGTTCATTCAACATGAAGTAGAAATTTGCAACTTCTTCTTTATTTTCTCTGTCGGTAGAAAATCCATCGAGCTCGTCCTATTCGGTTGCATTCATGGCTTTGTATTTCTTTTTATCCCCTTACTGATTATTGCCTTTATTTTTTAATGGGGGACATTTAGCCATCTGGTGACCAAGTTTCTTACAATTGTAGCACTTCATGCTTGATTCTCCCTTATTCTTTTGTTTACCTTTCTTGTTTAGTAAGAAGTTTCTAATTCTCCTAGTGATAAGAGCAATTTCTTCCTCATTGTCacattcttcttcttcctccataATTTCCTTCTTAATTGCTGTCTTTAGAGCCATGTGCATTGTCTTTTCTGGCTTATCTACTTCAACCGAAgcattcttcttcttgatctcataaaTCATAAGAGACCCAATGAGCTCATCAAGAGTGACCTTGGATAGGTCCTTTACTTCTTCAATTGCTGTAGACTTTGCATGCCACGATTTTGATAATGATCGAAGCACCTTCAGCACATTATCTTCCATGGAGTATtccctaccaagtgctttcaagccatttgttatatgtgtaaaacATGTAAAAATAGAAGTAATCAACTcatcttcttccattttaaacatttcatattctttcaccaacatataaatttttgattttttaacttGAGACGTACCTTCATACGTTACTTGGAGCTTTTCCCACATCTCCTTTGCTGTGTTGCATCCACAAATGTGGTTGTACTCTTCGTCACTCACAGCACAATAGAGAaagttttttgttttgaaattcagTTGAACTAACCTTGAGTCGGCGTCAGACAGCTGCTTGTTTGGTATGATCTCACCTTCTTTATCCTTGAATACGTAATCTCCATCGGTGATTACATTCCACGTTTTCAAATCGTATGACTGAATGAAGATTGTCATTCGGTCTTTCCATGCAGGGTAGTTGCTTCCGTTGAACTTTGGTGAACGATCAACAGATTTTCCATAGAAATACATATCCACCATTTGATCTTTGCGCTCTAGATGTTACTCCGAAGGTCTAGAAAATCACAAtaaacaacaaaataaaaaattcacaacAAATAAATAGTGAAGAGAGAAGAGCTCAACAAAACGATGtcaacgtggttcggcaccaagcccacgtctaggggtgagcataattcggggaaacccgaattaaccgaattaaccgatcaATTTCGGTCGATTCAGTTCGGTCAAGAAAtagggtcggttcggttcggttacgattttaccaatttttggttaatcggttatcggttcggttaatatgaattatcaattcggttaaccgaattaaccgaattgataattaatgattctagtgattctacttttatagtttaataccaaaatatcttttttattaataaaattaatagatgagatgcttaattaagctcgaattagtaaaaaagttataattatattctgtttttaatagttaatttcaaattattttggttaaattcggttaaccgaattacccgaaaaggtaattcggtcgggttcgatTCGGTGAGCTTCCTTTGTTCGGTCAGTTTGGTTATCAGAAATCATTAatcgaaaatttcggttaattcggttaattaaccaaatttggcTGAactgaccgtttgctcacccctacccacgttcacgccttgagaccaactcaagtaTTTCCAAAATTCACTAAGCAATCCTCCTTCAAGATGGAGAAGCTTTTATAATCATGGGCACACACCCCAACTGCTCACCAAGAGTTACAACAAGAtgctcaccaagagtcaccttacaaaggctTTCAAAGAACCCCCTCAATGCAATGAATCGAATCAAATAGATCTAACTTCAAAGTGCTCATTCTTGAGCTGATAATACGAATCCAAACCTCACACCACTCTCTTTGTAAATGATGTGTAAGACAAGAGTAAAGAGCAAAAGAGTTTGAGAGCAAAGATGAATCCCTAAAATGGCTGCTCAATGAATGTGCTCAACAACCAAGTGCTTAACTAACTGtaaaatgaatgcacaagactcatATTAAAGGGCAAAGGGATGAGCAGTtcgctggagagccgttgggcattaaataggaaaagaaaatttgaaaaccagCCGTTTTTGCGCATTAAATGTGTTCTACTGCCCAACACTCGTTGACGATTctatgaccttgtcgacgagtcttacACATGCAtccgtcgatgaatcccctatatttgtcgacgagtcttctttGTTGAATTAAGATAGGTCTCAGTTTCTCTTCATCGATGATTCCCCTGTATATGTCGATGAGCCACTTATATACATTCATCGACAAATCTCAGCATTCGTCGACGGGTCACCTCTGAGATTTTAGGTGGCCTTGgaatctcttcgtcgatgagtccaataCACTCATCGACAAGTCACTCTATTTTTGCTTTAATAAGAAGCTAAATGAAGATCTTCTCCTTTAACGTGGGCCAGGCAGCGGCAAGTGCAGGAGGAAGAAACCTAAGAGAAGAGGACAAGTTCCAAAAAATAATCTTTTGTTCAAATTAAAAACCAATCTtgtccaaaattatttttaccagTTATAAGATGTCTTGATTTAataaaatacatttgaaagcCATTTGACATCTTATCTAGTTAAGTGACTCGATATGATGTGTGAACTCGGTTTTCATGTCTTAACCTTTTGTGAActatatgcatatgcaatttgctcgTCTCTTGTAAGATACTATTGACCATACCATATTCATAAGAGTCGTAACATACATCCTATCTCttacacacacaacccaacaaagATACAATTAATGTATAGTTTTATATATGCTTTGTTTAGGTGGTTGAGTTCCGGATGTGTTATGTGTGGaactttattgatgatcatttgCTCTTTACTTGTTCTATATATGCCTAACCCTTACGCTTGCCTTAGAACTGTCATGTATATCTAAACTAAACTTGAGGAAAAAAGTTAGCATACttaagaactactaatgggttattgtcatcaaaacaagttaGAATGAGAACTCTTAACCACTAGGGCTAACAAAAGTTAATTTGAATGAAATTCATTTTAATCTTTGTTTTCCTAATTAGTGCAATCAAGTAGTTATACAATTTTTTATTCGAAAATTAAGaataatatactaaaaaatatttgaCAATTGATAAATAATTTGAATTAactcataaatatattacaaataataactaatgcacttactataattttttcttaatatctatttttcaaCATTCTAAAATATTTTGTGCTAACTTTTATTTTTGTTAATAGTTGATAAATGATTTCTTGAGTAATATTTATATTCCTGTTTATGAGTCTCACAATTTAAAGTAGCGAGCTCCCTTTCATGCTCTTTTACTCATAAATGATCAGCAAGAATGCTCAAGAGTGAAATTTATTAGCTAGTTATTTTATCAGCGGTCGACCCAATAATGATTGCCGcttcttttttgttttattgtaatttttttcttcttaattatgtttaatttttaaaaaagtcaaataaaagaagaataaTTTGATGAGCTAGaataaaaagggtaaaaataaATACTTTTATATTTTAGTGTCAACTAAGGAATTGTTTGGTATCACTTACgctatctatttttttttttgttttgttataaGATGATATTGTGTTTGTTTATGTTATCGATTTTTACCACCTGACATGATATATAAATTGAaggtataaaataaaaaatccgtAAAATTACTAAAACTttggaagaaaataaaattcattcaaaaaatatatttactaaTGTTCAATCATCCTATATAATATGATGATTTTTTATAGCCATTTGATTTGGGAACAAAGTGCGCATGTGATCGATTAAATTTTTAGTTTGTTTTCGTTTTGAAATATTAACCAAAACAAATTACTAGTTTtagttattattttgatttttttttatttttaataactaTAGCAAATATCTCCTAATATTATGGATGTTGATCTTATTTTAACGTTTAATGagaaggaaattaaatcaaaattttctattaatttttattaaactaaataagatattaaaaataaataatgatttaTTATACactttataatatattaatatattataatatatttatttactaCTGCATTTTGGAAATCAAGCGCAACTTGGAAGAGAATCCAAATAAGTTACATCATTTGAGCACTGAATACCGGACGGTCAAGATCATTTCGATTCTCTGGGGGGAAGAATCGGAGACgaataatttgaaaaattaacaTCACGTGTACGGCCACAATTATCCAAGATAAatagaataaaagaaaaatggagGACCAGGAAAAATCGAGGAAATAGACTAGAGCTAACATGCGCCGGGCTCGTGGTCTGCGGCGCCGAGATCCCATGGGCCCACGCCCGCCCCTCACCCACTCTCCGCCACGTGACGAAAGCGCTGAGAGATCTCATCAATGAGATACCGCCGCGTCATCACGATCAGGAACCAACAAGCCATCCCCGGATTGCGTCCAGGTTCAATGAACCTGGAGGCTCGCCTTCCTCCCGGCCTGTATTTAACCATTTCTCGTTTTCCTTCACATGGAGAGCTCCGATCGCTGCCGTCAGAAAAGATAACCGCAGTTTGAAATTGAAATCACAGTtacagggagagagagagagagagagagagagagcttgagaATTCTTCAATGGCGTCGGCGACTGCTTCTTCTACTGCAGTTTCTAGTTCCATATCTTCGCGCCTTGTTGCGTCTCCAGAATCCAAAGGTTCGAGCTCTCCTTTTCGGTTGCTTCTTTCTTTTCTGATTAGTTTTATGCTCTGCATctctaattttttctttttccgaTTTTTTGAGCTGATTATCATTTTTTCATAAGCGTCAATCGAATTTCTGGTTTTTGCTGTGTTCGTAATATGGTTGTTTGAATGTCTTTATGCTTTgcgtttcaatttttcttttttgttcttttccAAAGCTGACGATTTTTTCTCCCCGTTGAGCGTCGGTGGAATTTCTGGTTTTTGATGTTATGTTGCTAAGATTTGAGTCTGATGCGCGTGTTTTGGTGGTCTTCTTTTTTCTTGCGTAGCTCTGCGAATTGGTACTTTTCGGCCGTTGGATCATGCTCATGTACCGGCGGCGGCGGCTGTGAAATTCTCTCGGAGACGATGCTCGGTCAAGCCATTGAATGCTGAACCAAAACGCAGCGATTCGACTGTCCCTTTTGCAGCAACCATCGCTGCTCCTGGTACGTTTAGACGCAAATATATTCTTACCTCTTTCTCTTGGAAAAATGATTGTTGTTCCGAAATTTAAAGAATCTCTCAGTCATAAATTTTTCTTGGTTACTGGATCAAGAATGACATGCCCAGCGTAGGATTATATTCTTATCCCGTGTCATATTTGCAGAGGTGGTTGAGAAGCCGGTGACGGAGGATTATGAGCAATTGGCTAAAGAACTCGAGCACGCTTCTCCCCTTCAAATAATGGACAAAGCCTTGGAGACATATGGAAACGACATAGCAATTGCATTCAGGTAGTTTTCACGGGGGAAAAAGGAATTCTTGCCTAAATCTATATTTGCATTCTGGTAATTTTGTGTTCCATTGTTGCCTATGCCCAAAACGGGAATAGAAGTTTCACACTTTGGACTGTTGGAACATATTACTCCGCTATAAGAACATTTTTTGTGATCTCGGTTCAAATTTCCATTCTGTACTTGGTGTCCATCAAATTCAATTGTCTCCTCTTTGCTTCGTGTACAGTTTAAACGTTGAAATCAATCATTTTGAGTTGCTTGCTGTTACCCTTTGACAAGGATTGTATTTCTAGAGCTTAAGCTAAGAAGCTATTTATATAACGATTGACAAGAGATGTGCTTATTCTTCCTTTCTcagtaatatttttttaatctgGAAATGGCATCCACAGcaattgattttataaaattGAAGAAGTGCTAAAGCAGTATCATTTTGTGAAGTCCTAAAGACTTTTAGTATGAAAATGAAGGATTTGTGTCTTCAAATTCTATGTAGAAGATACCACTCAGTCTCCATTGTCGGGGGGTTGGAAGGAGGAGGGATCTTGGAAACTGATGGATTCTAGTTCATTCAAAACTGGTTTGACAATAAGATAGCCTTTGGGACAGTATTTATTATTCGCAATAATACAACTTGTAGCTTTGTTGATGGCTTGGCCACATTTACGGTTAACTTGCCTAGTTAATTAGAtcgaatttcaaaattttatggaGGAGTTTATCGTGGCACCATAAAATTTTGTAGAGTGGACTCTGAAGATGAGGGTTTGTATTGATCTAATCAATTTAGCATACATATTACAATAAATGCAGACAAAACCATCTAATTTATATTTTGATTTGTGAAGAATTGTTTCTTtaagtgaatttatttattttgcagtGGCGCAGAGGATGTTGCTTTGATCGAGTATGCTCATTTAACTGGTCGCCCATTTCGGGTATTCAGCTTAGACACTGGAAGGCTTAATCCAGAGACATATCAGTTTTTTGACACCGTTGAGAAGCACTACGGTATCCGCATTGAGTATATGTTTCCAGATGCTGTTGAGGTTCAGGCATTGGTTAGGAGCAAGGGACTGTACTCTTTCTATGAGGATGGCCATCAGGAGTGCTGCCGTGTGAGGAAAGTTAGACCCCTTAGGCGGGCTCTTAAGGGTCTGCGTGCTTGGGTTACTGGTCAGAGGAAGGATCAGTCCCCGGGCACAAGGGCTGAAATCCCGGTAGTCCAGGTGGATCCTTCCTTCGAAGGCATGGATGGTGGGATTGGGTGCCTTGTGAAGTGGAACCCAGTCGCAAATGTGGAGGGCCAAGATATATGGAGTTTCCTCAGGGCAATGAACGTGCCTGTGAATTCATTGCATTCCCAAGGATACATCTCAATTGGGTGTGAGCCATGTACAAGGCCTGTTCTACCAGGGCAACACGAGAGGGAGGGAAGGTGGTGGTGGGAGGATGCTAAGGCCAAGGAGTGTGGCCTCCATAAAGGAAATATTCAACAAGAAGGAACAGCCCAGCTCAATGGCAACGGGAATGGGGCTGCCCATCCAAATGGAGATGCATCTTTAGCTGATATTTTCAACACAGACAATTTGGTCACCTTAAGCAGGACTGGGATGGAGAATTTGGCAAGGTTGGATAACCGAAGAGAACCATGGTTTGTTGTACTCTACGCACCTTGGTGCCGTTTCTGCCAGGTATGCTAGATAGTAAGCAAAGATGTTTGGTACTGCAATTGCTTTAACTTTTTGGGTGGTTTTTGTTTTTATCCATCTAATTAAAATTTCTCTTACAAATGTTGTTTTTAAACAGGCAATGGAAGGATCGTTCGTTGAATTGGCGGATAAATTGGCTGGGAGTGGAGTGAAGGTAGGGAAGTTCAGGGCTGATGGCGAGCAGAAAGAATTTGCACAGAGAGAACTGCAGCTTGGTAGCCTTCCCACGATACTTTTCTTCCCTAAACACTCATCTCGGCCCATAAAGTACCCATCGGAGAAGAGAGATGTGGATTCATTGATGGCTTTTGTGAATGCTCTGAGATGATAAATATATATCGATCAAAAACTGTGCTTGACAAATGAAAATAAAGGTATTCGTAACTTTGGTGAGGGATGAAATCTCTTTCATTCTTGCTTGGGAGGTGGAGTCCGAATCCCCCATTGGCAACCTTCCAGTCCTAGCACACCTATTGCACTGTAACAATGCTTCTTCTTAATTTGTTGGGTTACAGGGTACTACGTTTGCTTGCTTGCTTGTCTTCTTCACACGCCTAGTTTCTCTATAGAATAGAGTTTTGTGATTGATGTCATGTGGCTGGAGATGGCAACAACAGTCACTGTGCCTTTGTAATGTGATTTTCTGAGGATTTAATTTCAGTTTTGTACGGGTACAGAATCAAAGTGAGTGGGATGTCTGAAATACTCGGCTCTCAATTCTCAAAGACACTGTTCAAgattcaaaacttttttttttttttttttttttggctgtgcAATTTGATTTGCAATTCAGGACACAAAAGCATGACAACAAGATGTAGATGAAGCCATTACATCAGATGCAATTATTTTGTGTTGCCACTGCTACCATGTGGAAATCATAGACTTAAGGAAATCTTCATTTAAAAATATTGTTTTAGCTTTTCTTTTCCCATGGGGCATAGTGGCAAAGCCAGCCAGTGCAAGCAGTTCTACTTGGGGTTTGAGATGGGCAAAAATTGCAGTGTGCAAGCAGTTCTACTTGGGGTTTGAGATGGGTAAAAAATGCAGTGGCAAACCACACTGCcaatttaaaaaattcttaaaatcATTACAAATCCAAACCAACCGAAAGGTGCCTGGTTCTTTTTGGTTTGCCAACTTGACCCACACTGATCCTCATCACTCCATAATAAATTCTGCACATCTGCATTCTGCCAATTTGCACATAAGCAGCATCCAGACAGTTCCTTCTGTAGTTGGTTTCCTTTCTCCAATGCCACAGTGCTACATTACAAAAATATGGCTAGTATTGACCTTTTAATATTTAGACAATGTGTTGAGATTGCCATTGAGTTTTGCATAATTCTACACAAATTAGTATTAGAAGCAGGAATTTAAgaatttgaatttagatttgagtggatttggataaatttttatataattttatacatcatcttattcaaatataatacaacttcaaatttaaGGTCTTTTCAAATATGGAGTAAATGAAATTACCAGTCTTAAGCCTAATCAGCGGATGGagcagggtttaggatttagaataTCTCCAAATCTCAACCTAACTTGAGTTTACAaacatctaatttttttttactaacaACTAGATTTTATGCTATTCATGACATCTATTTTTAGCTCAGAATAggaattaataaatatttttattatttattaaaaaaatttgttcaaaacataataattatttaaatttgttCAATAAAACATTACTTGAAAAAAGCCCAttgcataaaataaaaaaagacaatCAATCTCAACACAAGATAAATAATTCATGAAAACCCAATTTTCATTGGAATTCAATGTTTTAACACTTTTTTTGTTGAGTTGTGACTCATATTCAGAAAGTATCTACTTGAAGGTTGTTACAAATGGGAGGACACAAGACCCTTGAGCTCTCAATGTGTGATACCTCCTTATTTGCTGAAATTACGTTAGGTGGGGGTGCATTAGGGGGTGTAAGGGCTTGTTTGGTATAGTACGTTTGAGTCAGGGTGTAATGTAATTGTATATCATATTAgggttttttgaaattttcatacaAGGCTATACATACACATTGTAGCCAAGAGTTGAAACTTGAAACCCTAAGACAAATTTTGTTTGATAGTAAAAATTATGTAGGTACTCCATGGACGTAAGCATTGCTGAACTATATAAATTTGTgttcttcttccttttgttttctCTAATTTTCGTATTTGCTGTGCGTACGTGCATAATTTTAGGGCATAATTTTACAATAGTTTTAATTAGAGAACCATGTTATattaggttttttagggtttgcACCTAGATCGCAACAAGGATGAGCAGGTTGAAGACCAAATTTAAAAAGTTTGATGGTAAAAGGGAACTTCAGCATATGGCATATTTGAGTAACCCAATTTTCTAGTTCAATAGAAGGTTTATAGGGCTTTGATAggagagaaatcaaagaagatgGATGAAAATGATTGGATGGAACTAGAACATATTAACTTTAGTATTATCCGATCTTGTTTGGTAGATTTTATCGTATTTGATGTGATGAACAAGAAATTTGTCAAGGGTTTATGGACAAAATTGGAGAGTCTGCATATATCGAAGAACAATACTAACATATTGCTTT
It contains:
- the LOC131152778 gene encoding 5'-adenylylsulfate reductase 1, chloroplastic-like, with amino-acid sequence MASATASSTAVSSSISSRLVASPESKALRIGTFRPLDHAHVPAAAAVKFSRRRCSVKPLNAEPKRSDSTVPFAATIAAPEVVEKPVTEDYEQLAKELEHASPLQIMDKALETYGNDIAIAFSGAEDVALIEYAHLTGRPFRVFSLDTGRLNPETYQFFDTVEKHYGIRIEYMFPDAVEVQALVRSKGLYSFYEDGHQECCRVRKVRPLRRALKGLRAWVTGQRKDQSPGTRAEIPVVQVDPSFEGMDGGIGCLVKWNPVANVEGQDIWSFLRAMNVPVNSLHSQGYISIGCEPCTRPVLPGQHEREGRWWWEDAKAKECGLHKGNIQQEGTAQLNGNGNGAAHPNGDASLADIFNTDNLVTLSRTGMENLARLDNRREPWFVVLYAPWCRFCQAMEGSFVELADKLAGSGVKVGKFRADGEQKEFAQRELQLGSLPTILFFPKHSSRPIKYPSEKRDVDSLMAFVNALR